The Oncorhynchus clarkii lewisi isolate Uvic-CL-2024 unplaced genomic scaffold, UVic_Ocla_1.0 unplaced_contig_800_pilon_pilon, whole genome shotgun sequence genome has a segment encoding these proteins:
- the LOC139394519 gene encoding T-complex protein 1 subunit beta, with amino-acid sequence MASLSMAPVNIFRQGADEEKAETARLSSFIGAIAIGDLVKSTLGPKGMDKILIGGGREGTVTVTNDGATILKAIGVDNPAAKVLVDMSKTQDDEVGDGTTSVTVLAAELLREAELLIAKKIHPQIIISGWRKATQAARQALKEAAVDHGNDQVKFQEDLLNISRTTLSSKLLTHHKDHFAKLAVEAVLRLKSSGNLEAIHVIKKLGGSLIDSYLDEGFLLDKKIGVNQPKRLENVNILISNTGMDTDKIKIFGSRVRVDSTAKVAEIEMAEKEKMKEKVERILKHGINCFINRQLIYNYPEQLFAAAGVMAIEHADFSGVERLALVTGGEITSTFDHPELVKLGHCKLIEEVMIGEDTLIHFSGVAMGEACTVVLRGATQQILDEAERSLHDALCVLAQTVKETRTVYGGGCSEMLMAKVVTDLALRTPGKEAVAMESFAKALRMLPTIIADNAGYDSADLVAQLRAAHQEGKTTMGLNMNQGTIGDMSEMGVTESFQVKRQVLLSAAEAAEMILRVDNIIKAAPRKRVPDHHPC; translated from the exons ATG GCGTCCCTATCCATGGCCCCAGTGAACATCTTCAGGCAAGGAGCCGACGAGGAGAAAGCTGAGACCGCCCGTCTG TCGTCCTTCATCGGTGCCATCGCCATTGGAGATCTGGTGAAGAGTACCTTGGGACCAAAAGGAATG GACAAGATCCTTATCGGAGGTGGCAGGGAGGGAACTGTTACAGTCACCAATGATGGGGCCACCATCCTCAAAGCCATCGGAGTGGACAACCCCGCTGCCAAAGTGTTGGTTG ACATGTCCAAGACCCAGGATGATGAGGTTGGAGACGGCACCACCTCTGTCACGGTATTGGCTGCTGAGCTGCTCAGG GAAGCTGAGCTCCTCATCGCCAAGAAGATCCACCCTCAGATCATCATCTCTGGCTGGAGGAAGGCCACCCAGGCAGCCCGCCAGGCTCTGAAGGAGGCTGCTGTGGATCATGG TAACGACCAGGTGAAGTTCCAGGAGGACCTCCTGAACATCTCCCGCACCACCCTGTCGTCCAAGCTGCTGACCCACCACAAGGACCACTTTGCCAAGCTGGCCGTGGAGGCCGTGCTCCGGCTGAAGAGCTCCGGTAACCTGGAGGCCATCCACGTCATCAAGAAGCTCGGAGGCAGCCTCATCGACTCCTACCTGGACGAAG GCTTTCTGCTGGACAAGAAGATTGGTGTGAACCAGCCCAAGAGGCTAGAGAACGTCAACATCCTCATCTCCAACACTGGCATGGACACCGATAAGATCAAG ATCTTCGGCTCCAGAGTGCGTGTGGACTCCACGGCCAAGGTGGCGGAGATAGAGATGGCTGAGAAAGAGAAGATGAAGGAGAAGGTGGAGCGGATCCTCAAGCACGGGATCAACTGCTTcatcaacag ACAGCTGATCTACAACTACCCAGAGCAGCTGTTTGCTGCGGCAGGCGTCATGGCGATAGAACACGCAGACTTCTCCGGAGTGGAGCGCCTGGCTCTCGTCACGGGGGGAGAGATCACGTCCACCTTCGACCACCCCGAGCTGGTGAAGTTGGGCCACTGCAAGCTGATCGAGGAGGTGATGATCGGCGAGGACACTCTGATCCACTTCTCAGGAGTGGCCATGG GTGAGGCGTGTACCGTGGTGCTGCGTGGAGCCACACAGCAGATCCTGGACGAGGCCGAGAGGTCTCTCCATGATGCCCTGTGTGTCCTGGCTCAGACCGTCAAGGAGACACGTACCGTCTACGGAGGAG GCTGCTCTGAGATGCTGATGGCCAAGGTGgtgacagacctggctctcaggaCACCGGGCAAAGAGGCTGTGGCCATGGAGTCCTTCGCCAAAGCTCTTCGGATGCTGCCCACCATCATCGCAGACAACGCCGGCTACGACAGTGCCGATCTGGTGGCCCAGCTGAGAGCTGCTCACCAGGAGGGGAAAACCACCATGGGTCTGA ATATGAACCAGGGTACCATCGGTGACATGTCAGAGATGGGGGTGACGGAGAGCTTCCAGGTCAAGAGGCAGGTTCTGCTGTCTGCTGCCGAGGCTGCAGAGATGATCCTCCGCGTCGACAACATCATCAAGGCTGCGCCCAG GAAGCGAGTACCAGACCATCACCCCTGTTAA